In Rutidosis leptorrhynchoides isolate AG116_Rl617_1_P2 chromosome 6, CSIRO_AGI_Rlap_v1, whole genome shotgun sequence, the DNA window CGCacagatttttcttggcaaccacacacgacgagcactttcccaggaggtcacccatcctggtagtgctctcgcctgagcacacttaactgcagagttctcatgggatctgctgcgcttgtggtcccaaaacgcgtcatgctaggaaaggtctccacacccttataaggcatgcttcgttcccctctctaatcgatgtgggacggatgtaacacggatgttacaatcctcccccctaatgggacacaacgTCCCCACTGTGCacgttggtccggggcctggctctgataccatctgtaacatctcaggtaacacgttccccgtagcatgatattgtccgctttgcccgtaggcgcacggatttttcttggcaaccacacacgacgagcactttcctaggaggtcacccatcctggtagtccaaaacgcgtcatgctaggaaaggtctccacactcttataaggcatgcttcgctcccatctccaaccgatgtgggacggatgtaacacagaTGTTACAAGAATCGCGGTCGCGATTTACTTATTGTGGCCGCGACCGGTTTGCTGAATTTTTATCCCACTATTTAAACACGGGTTTTTATCCTCATTAGGGTTATGCAGCTTTTGACATACGAATTTTTGAGGGTTTTGAAGAATATCATCTATTCATTGAAGATTTGTTCATCAATTTAATTTATTCCATCATTAATTACTTTCGGTATTGGATTTCTTCATTAATTTCAATTTTGTAATCATGAATGCTTCtcgttttattactttgtttcttgcaactttaatatgctaggctaaatcttttgtgtgtttacttaaatgtgaaaCTTGAGATATTGGATTGTTCTATCTATTGGATTTAATGTCTTGTGATTTAACTTAATTTTGTTTGATTAAAGAACTATTGTTATGCATGATATATActcttaattcaattacataggttgttaatcgtttaatgtgagttaaattgagatgcaatttgtgcttcaacacctagaTGATCTAGACAATTAAATTactaatttcaagtgattgtgtcactaatttaattggtaattgaaaggGTTAAGAACTACATAATCGTATAACTATTTCAAGTGATTGTTATAGTTAGGATTTTACGTGAGTTTAGCCCAAGTCAAGTCTCATTAATtctatcaaatatagtttaatctcTTGAAGAAGGTTTATGTGATTTTATTGACTTCAATTGGTTTAGACTTTGTGAGAAGTTATAAGACTATATTAAGGGCATAATAAGCGGTAATAACTGTAAGAACAATCCATATCGATAGTGAATCATTCAAGTAGACACCGTTTTCTCTTTATTGTTAATTCATTCTCTTTACTTCACGTTACTTTCATGATTTGAAAAACAATTCAAACTTCTTTTATTAAACTTTtaggataattactagttttaAAGTCTTAATTAAATTGCTCTCTGTAAAACGAACTGGTCAAATTACTtattagttactgcatgatcgggttttagttgcctgaatTTGTatgataattgttaagtttttaacTAGTTATTTAAGGGTACGATTTCAcatatcaatcataaatataaatacaaacttATTTTTTAGTCAATGAAATGACTAAATGAAAATATCTTGTTTTCTTCTTACCCATGTGTCTGGTCACATGGTTCCCATACCTCTTGAATAGCTCGTCGATAATAGAACTCCCAAAATGattgatgatacgcataatgatccgtctcagaaAAGCACATTATTGGCAGCACTTCGTCTAAAACGTACCCGGCGTGAACCATCCCGGGAAAAAAAGCACCTTCCCGGCTTCACTTTTTGATGACCTGATCAGAAGGCTATCCGAGAATATGCGTACCGGACGTTGGCTAGCCGGGACGCTACATAAAACTCATCCACCTGGATAAGTGTGCAGGATACCGACATCACTTAGCCGGATGTAAAGGCATTGAGAAGATAAGAACCATATCGCCACACAAAAAAGCCTGCTGAACCATGAGCGTCAAGCATCCGACAACCTTTACAAAGTTACTTATAAACTGGCAACAATCTTGCCCGGTCATAACGCTACCGTGAAGAAAACACTTGAAATAAACATCAAACAAAACCTTCTTTCCTGAACGAAGGGCAAGGCATCCATCCGTCATGATCTAGACGGATCTACCATACTCTCGGAACTACCACATCTTCCCAGCTTAGGTGTCCGGTCCCGGGACAAGCACGTTGTCTTGGAACAAGCACACCATCTCGGAACAAGCATACTGTCCCGGAACAAGTGCACCGTCCCGGAACAAGCACATGATCCCGGAGCAAATACACAAACAAACTGCACGCCACGTCAGCccatgaatctaggaaagtttgttaggatctgcttgttattcccatgaaagggatgGGTGCCACGTCAACCCTGGGGATTAGAAAAGTTTGTTaagaccatgaaagggacatgtgccacgtcaccatttcctcataacacctataaatacacgAACAAGATCATTCATTCAACAACATTGGATgcgttaatgttactctgcccgaaTTAATTGCAGTAACATCTCTCCAGCTGATAACACAATTCAGATAAAGATTCCGGTCGATCTCGTAGTTAATCTCCACTCTAAAATATTAACTTATTTGATTCCAATCGAACAAGGTTAATCTCATCGATTATTTTAtgcccttgaaatccagatttcaaatcgggaTTCGCACAATTAttagagttaaaacattcgatccactcttttcCACAAATCAAGCACCCAAATCCGAAATCTATTTCAATCCATTACAATTTTGGTTTGATTAAATGGCGCTATCTAAAGGTACGAAATTAATCACTCCTCACCCCAACGAGCTAGACGATGAGGAAGTAAGCCccaataacacagctaaggctgaCGTATACATGATTCACTCATGGGTTGCTAGGCAACGACGAAAAGCAAGGGTGTTAGATGAATGGAAACACAAACCTATCATCTTCCCATCATTATTCAATATTAACCCTTCCTCTGACCCAGTTGTCATTCGAGCACACATCCCCAATTGCCAAATTGGACGAATATACACTGACACTGGCGTAGGAGCAGTAAAATGTTCGAACACTGCTTCTTGTAGTTACCGGAGAGCACTTGCCGGCAAAAGAAATTCGCAACCTCACCATTAGCAGGATTCAACAGTGCTGCAACCTGGCCGGTAGGCTCCATCACATTGGAAGTTGTACTAGGAAAATTACCTTTTCAGAGCACTGTAGACATAGAATTCTCTATCGTCAAAACAGACTCACAGTACAACGTCATCCTCGGGCGTAACGCCATGCAAAAATTTGGAGCAGTTACATCTACGATACACGGCATGATGTAATTCCCAACCCCAGTCGTCAGAGCAACAATTCAGACACAAGAGCTGGAGCCGATTGAGTGCCTGCAGATATTCAAAGGCAACGATAACGTCATAGTGCACAATGACGGCTATGTGTCACCAAATCCTAAGTATCTGAAACAACAGATCCAGGTTGGAACTACTCTGAGCGCTAACGCAAAGGACACACTCTACAAACTTCTAGCAACAAACATCGATGTCTTCGCTTGGGAGGCATACGACATGACCGGAGTTCCACGGGAGATAGCCCAACACCGACTAAACGTGAACCCAAACATCACGCCCGTTATCCAAAAGAAAAGAGCCATGGAATTAGAACGAAGTAAATTCCTGGACGACGAGGTACAATGCCTTGTCGATGTAGGAATAATGAAGGAAGTGAAATACTTGACATAGGTAGCTAATCCTATGATGGTAAAAAAGGCAGACGGCTCTTGGCGCATGTGTGTCGACTACAAAGACATCAACAAAACTTGCCCAAAAGACAACTACCCCTTGCCGGAGATTGACTGGAAAGTTGAATCTCTCGCGAGTTTCAGGTTTAAGAGCTTCCTAGATGCGTACTTAGGCTACCAACAAATACCAATGGCAAAAATCGATGAAGAAAAAACCGCGTTCTTCACAAACAAAGGCATCTTGTGTTATACCAAAATGCCATTCGGAttaaagaatgcaggagcaacgTACCATAAAGTAATCGACAAGGCATTACAGGATCAGATCAGATGAAACATCGAAGAGACATAGTCATCAAAAGTAACTCAGAAGAGCAGATGATTTTAGATATTATCGAAACATTCGAGTCACTACGTAAAATCAATATGAAGCTAAATCCACCAAAATGCTCTTTCGGGATGTAAGTAGGACGATTCTTGGGGTTCATGGTTACCCCGAGAGTAAGCAAGGCAAACccgaagaaaattcaagcaatcgaAAATATGCAATCGCCCGGAAATAAAAAAGACGTACAAAGCCTAAATGGGAAACTAGTGACACTAACGAGATTCGTGTCATGGGTTGCCGACAGATCCCTACCTTTCTTCCAAACATTAAAGGGTTGCTTGAACAAGAAAGACTTCGTCTGGACGGAGGATGCCGAGAAAGCCTTCCAGGATATGAAGGCATTCCTAAAAGTACTGCCCACACTAACGGCACCAATACAGGGAGAAACCCTTACGGTATACCTTTCCACTTCCTTCGAGGCAATCAGCTCGATGCTAATCACCGATAGGGGTAAAACTCAAATGCCGATATACTTCGTAAGCAAAGTATTACAAAACAGGGAAGTAAACTACCCGACTATGGAAAAGTTAATCTATGCTCTGGTGCACACGGCAAGGCGGTTACggacgatattttcaagcacatccgataCAGGTCCTCACGGACCAACCGATCAAACACGTCTTGACAAGGCCGGAGATTTCTGGGAGGATGGCAAAATGGGCAATTGAACTCGGTGAGCATGAAATCAGCTTTCACCCAAGGAATTCAGTCAAGGGCCAAGTTATAGCCGACTTCCTGGTAGAGCTCCCTTACGATATGATCAAACAAGGTGAAACTCCGGTCACAAGAAGGGACACGGACGAATTCTGGGAACTATATACAGACGGGGCATTTAGTGAGGAAGGAGTCGGCATAGGTCTGCTCCTCGTATCCCTGAATGGAGAAGAAATAACCTACGCCATCCGGCTAAAGTTCGCCGCCTCAAATAATGAGGCTGAGTACGAAGCCCTGTTAGCCGGATTATGCTTAGCAAAAAGTATCAATGTACAACAGCTCACGACTTACGTTGACTCGTAACTAGTAGCAAGCCAGCTAAACGGTAGCTTCAAAGCAAGAGACACATCGATGCAAAAATACCTAGAGCTTACAAAGACGCTAGTTAAAAACTTCATAGCATTTGAAATTACCCCACAACCATAACAAGAAAGCAGATGCTTTAAGCAAGCTTGCCTCCTTGCTATGCGATCACTTCACCAAAAAGGTCATGGTGGGGGTACTGGAAAGAAAGTCAACCGACGAGGATACCCTCATGGAAACAATCACAATAGAAGAAGATTGTTGGATGACACCTTTCATACAATACCTTACCGATGGTACCCTTCCGAAAGACAAGCTAAAAGCTCGTAGGATACGGATGCGAGCACAAATGTATCACTTAAAAGATGGCATCCTGTATAGAAAATCATTCACAGAGCCATATTTGAGATGCGTTGGAGCAACGCAGGCCAAAGAAATCATACAAAAAATGCATGAAGGAGCCTGCTCGACACACTCTGGCTACAGAACAATAGTCAGCAGGATCAAAAGAATGGGTTATTTCTGGCCACACATGTACTGGGACACATACGAGTTGATCATAAACTGCGAGGCATGTCAAATACATGCCCCCGTCAAAAGATCCCCTCGGCGTAACATGGTCTCAATACACGCCGCTTGGCCATTTTGCAAGTGGGGGATTGACATTGTTGGTCCATTCCCAAGAGGTGTCAGAAATGTTAAGTTCCTATTCTTCGCACTTGATTACTTTACAAAGTGGATCGAAGCAAGACCGTTAAGCACGATTACTGGAAGGAAAATCCTAACCTTCGTATGGGAGGATATCGTTTGTCGTTTTGGCTTACCAAGCGAAATAGTCAGTGACAATGGAACACAATTTGCAGATAATCCTTTTAAAGACTGGTGCATAGACATGGACATTCAATAATCGTTCACTTCCGTGGCATATCCACAGGCTAACGGATAGGTTGAGGTCAGTAACAGGGATATCGTTTCTAGAATAAAGGCTAGACTAGGTAAACACCGACAAGGATGGGTGGATGAACTCCAACATGTACTATGGGCACACCGAACAACACCAAAAGATAGTACAAACGAAACCCCATTCAGTCTGGTATACGGCACTGAAGCGGTTATCCCGGCTGAAGTTCTTGTCCCAACCAAACAAATAACAACGTTCGTTGAACAACAAAATGACGAAGTGTTGCGATAAAACCTAGACGCTCTTGAAAAATGACGGACAATAGCACATATCCGGCAGGCCGAGAAGAAACAAAAATCGCAAACCACTATGAAAAAAAAAGTCAAACCACCGGACTTTCAACTATAATGGTGTAtcttaggggatacacgcataaaaacaccatttttatggATCAAAGAGCACAAAAGATAATAATATTTGATAGTTTTTATCATTTTTCGCCCAGCGTTCAGCAGGCCGCCCAGTGTCAtgtgtaagccctgcaggcagcttctatgcttaagcccttttactaAGCGCGTGAGTGGCACGCAgctacgtcagcacacgccaccaacCTTCTGGATACTTCGCATAACAGAACTACTCAGCGATTGACACGTGcatcccgagaatttcggacattccacgcctataaatagaccccctgggtcaccacattttacATGATCAtcatctgatctgaacttcagtcattgagaagtacactttctctctcacacagttctttctcactctaaaagcacaTTAACCGCTTAGCAGCAGAACGCTACATGGATCAACTACagattgatcctcagattgattgaggccaccctacGGATCTCCCATCCGTGTTCCGGGTTTGcagggattatttctcgagggcaaacatcaatcaacaAACTATCGCTCCACGCTAGGCAGATagtgtcttgtactggtaccttacacccACTATACAGAAAATCATACAAACATATGGCGCCATCCGTTTCAAAGACCAGCAAGAATACCAAGAGCATGAAGGCAACTGAAACAACCTCAGCAAAAGCAGCACTGGAACCAATCAACGAAAACATCATTGAGAATATACCAGTGGATCAGCTAACTCTTGAAGAAACTTCAATTGAGAAAGAAGATCAATTACATACTGGTGCAGCAGAAGAGCAAGTGAATGAAACCATACCATGATTGAAGAAACCATTGATGGAAAGTTCTAGTGGAGGAATGTGGAAAGCCAGGAGAGGAACACACAATGTTTCTTTTAAGAGAATAGCTGATGTGAATGCCAGACATACCGGCAAGGGAAAGTCAATTTCAAAACAGCAATTGTTTGATTTGTTCAAACAATTGAACACGTTAGTGGATGATACTGAGCAAGAATGTAATGATGGAGGTTTTGTAGTAAATGAATGGGGTTATGGGGAAGTAGAAGAGCAGATTTTTATGACTGAGGAGATAGCAGTAAAGTTACTAGATGGGATTCTAACCAAAACGGCACCATCAAGATTTAAACAGAAGTTAGCGCAGCCCGCCATCCGTGTAACGGCTGTAGACAATCTGTTTAATTTAATTACAGGAGATGAGGCTGCTGTCAAACCACCAGCAATGGTTGAATCAACTCAGTGTTTTATACCTCGAATTGGAGAATATCCATTACCAAGAAACTTGGGGATTCCGTCCATCGGTGTCTATGATGGAACTACAGATCCAGAAGACTTTCTTaccatgtttgaaggtgttatgcgattgcagcattgggaagatgaaactgcatgtcatatgtttccaatggtgctgcagaaaatggcaa includes these proteins:
- the LOC139854125 gene encoding uncharacterized protein yields the protein MVTPRVSKANPKKIQAIENMQSPGNKKDVQSLNGKLVTLTRFVSWVADRSLPFFQTLKGCLNKKDFVWTEDAEKAFQDMKAFLKVLPTLTAPIQGETLTVYLSTSFEAISSMLITDRGGYGRYFQAHPIQVLTDQPIKHVLTRPEISGRMAKWAIELGEHEISFHPRNSVKGQVIADFLVELPYDMIKQGETPVTRRDTDEFWELYTDGAFSEEGVGIGLLLVSLNGEEITYAIRLKFAASNNEAEYEALLAGLCLAKSINVQQLTTYVDS